A single genomic interval of Solimonas sp. K1W22B-7 harbors:
- a CDS encoding enoyl-CoA hydratase, with product MSTEHVLTELQDRVFTIRMNRLDKKNALTTTMYEGITAALLKAESDPEVRVILLAGSADCFTSGNDLADFLQNPPTGDDSPVARFMRTLATAKKPVVAAVNGVAVGVGTTLLLHCDLVYAGEKTRFHLPFVNIGICPEFASTYILPRLMGHQKAAELCLLAEPFDAATALEAGLVNAVLPNDQSEAKAREVALKLAGQPPNALRTSKALLKRWREDLVVDAIRIEADKFIPMLGMPEAREAMGAFMQKRKPDFSKFS from the coding sequence ATGAGCACCGAGCACGTCCTGACCGAGCTGCAGGACCGGGTCTTCACGATCCGCATGAACCGCCTGGACAAGAAAAACGCCCTGACCACGACGATGTACGAGGGCATCACCGCGGCCTTGCTCAAGGCGGAGTCCGATCCCGAGGTGCGCGTGATCCTGCTGGCCGGCTCCGCCGACTGCTTCACCAGCGGCAACGACCTGGCGGACTTCCTGCAGAACCCGCCCACCGGCGATGACAGCCCCGTGGCGCGCTTCATGCGCACGCTGGCCACGGCAAAGAAGCCGGTGGTGGCCGCGGTCAACGGCGTCGCCGTCGGCGTGGGCACCACCCTGCTGCTGCACTGCGACCTGGTCTATGCCGGCGAGAAGACCCGCTTCCACCTGCCCTTCGTCAACATCGGCATCTGCCCGGAATTCGCTTCCACCTACATCCTGCCGCGCCTCATGGGGCACCAGAAGGCCGCCGAACTCTGCCTGCTGGCCGAGCCCTTCGACGCCGCCACGGCGCTGGAGGCCGGGCTGGTCAATGCCGTGCTGCCCAACGACCAGAGCGAGGCCAAGGCCCGCGAGGTCGCACTGAAGCTCGCGGGCCAGCCGCCCAATGCCCTGCGCACCAGCAAGGCCCTGCTCAAGCGCTGGCGCGAGGACCTGGTGGTGGATGCCATCCGCATCGAGGCCGACAAGTTCATCCCGATGCTGGGCATGCCGGAGGCCCGCGAGGCGATGGGCGCCTTCATGCAGAAGCGCAAGCCGGACTTCTCGAAGTTCAGCTGA
- the kdsB gene encoding 3-deoxy-manno-octulosonate cytidylyltransferase, translating into MKPFKVVIPARLGSTRLPNKVLRDVHGKPVLRHVWEAARKSGAEEVIVATDSEQVLQACRGFGADARLTAATHNSGTDRINEIARGAGWAADTVVVNLQGDEPLMPVELVRQAAQLLTEDSEAHIASLCHPLHVLEDWLNPNVVKLVMDRRGYALYFSRAPIPWKRDGSSREQPRMPEGLAFRHIGLYAYRVAALAEFSQLPPAPLEDCEALEQLRALTHGFRIKMGVTDNPPPRGVDTEEDLQAVIALLKPSR; encoded by the coding sequence ATGAAGCCCTTCAAGGTGGTGATTCCCGCGCGCCTGGGCTCCACGCGCCTGCCCAACAAGGTGCTGCGCGACGTGCACGGCAAGCCGGTGCTGCGCCATGTCTGGGAAGCGGCGCGCAAGAGCGGTGCCGAGGAAGTGATCGTCGCCACCGATTCGGAGCAGGTGCTGCAGGCCTGCCGCGGCTTCGGCGCCGATGCACGGTTGACCGCCGCCACGCACAACTCCGGCACCGATCGCATCAACGAAATCGCCCGCGGTGCCGGCTGGGCCGCCGACACGGTGGTGGTGAACCTGCAGGGCGACGAGCCGCTGATGCCGGTGGAACTGGTGCGCCAGGCGGCGCAGCTGCTGACCGAGGACAGCGAGGCACACATTGCATCGCTATGCCATCCGCTGCATGTGCTCGAAGACTGGCTCAATCCCAATGTCGTCAAGCTGGTGATGGACCGCCGCGGCTACGCGTTGTACTTCTCGCGCGCGCCGATTCCCTGGAAGCGCGACGGCTCCAGCCGCGAGCAGCCGCGCATGCCGGAGGGCCTGGCCTTCCGCCATATCGGCCTCTACGCCTACCGCGTGGCGGCGCTGGCCGAGTTCAGCCAGCTGCCGCCGGCGCCGCTGGAAGACTGCGAAGCGCTGGAGCAACTGCGCGCGCTGACGCATGGCTTCCGCATCAAGATGGGCGTCACCGACAACCCGCCGCCGCGTGGCGTGGACACCGAGGAAGACCTGCAGGCGGTGATCGCTCTGCTGAAACCCTCGCGTTGA
- a CDS encoding Trm112 family protein, giving the protein MDKRLLDILVCPVSQGALEWRPERQELWSRASRLAYPVRDGIPVMLEEEARELSEAELEA; this is encoded by the coding sequence ATGGACAAGCGTCTGCTCGACATACTCGTCTGCCCCGTGAGCCAGGGGGCCCTGGAATGGCGCCCGGAGCGGCAGGAACTCTGGAGCCGTGCCTCGCGCCTGGCCTATCCGGTGCGTGACGGCATTCCCGTCATGCTCGAAGAGGAGGCCCGCGAACTGAGCGAGGCCGAGCTCGAGGCATGA
- a CDS encoding histidine triad nucleotide-binding protein: MVKTLFEKIIDREIPGKIVHEDEHCVAIQDINPGAPMHLLLIPRKPIPRLCDAGPEDQALLGHLMLAAGKIAAAHGYGEAFRLVVNNGAEAGQSVFHLHLHLIGGRPLKWPPG; encoded by the coding sequence ATGGTGAAGACGCTGTTCGAGAAGATCATCGACCGGGAGATCCCCGGCAAGATCGTCCACGAGGACGAGCACTGCGTGGCGATCCAGGACATCAACCCCGGCGCGCCGATGCACCTGCTGCTGATCCCGCGCAAGCCCATCCCGCGCCTCTGCGACGCCGGCCCCGAGGACCAGGCCCTGCTGGGCCACCTGATGCTGGCCGCGGGCAAGATCGCGGCCGCGCATGGCTACGGCGAGGCTTTCCGGCTGGTGGTCAACAATGGCGCCGAGGCGGGGCAGTCGGTGTTTCACCTGCATCTGCACCTGATCGGGGGCCGTCCCCTGAAGTGGCCCCCTGGCTGA
- a CDS encoding MAPEG family protein, producing METPLHWYALSAVVLFLKMFGISLYQGYCRIGRQQFKNPEDAAFVHRAPATEELPQVQRAARAWLNDVENIPIFLALGIAYVQLGLSAAAAPWLFGLFTLARIAHTLCYLAGLQPWRTVAYSVGIGSTLWMSAMILGAVL from the coding sequence ATGGAAACCCCGCTGCACTGGTACGCACTGAGCGCCGTCGTGCTGTTCCTGAAGATGTTCGGAATTTCCCTGTACCAGGGCTACTGCCGCATCGGCCGGCAGCAGTTCAAGAACCCGGAGGACGCGGCCTTCGTGCACCGTGCGCCGGCGACCGAGGAACTGCCGCAGGTGCAGCGCGCCGCGCGTGCCTGGCTCAACGACGTGGAGAACATCCCGATCTTCCTGGCGCTGGGCATCGCCTATGTCCAGCTGGGATTGTCGGCTGCGGCGGCACCCTGGCTGTTCGGCCTGTTCACGCTGGCGCGCATCGCGCACACGCTGTGCTATCTCGCCGGCCTGCAGCCCTGGCGCACGGTCGCCTACTCGGTGGGCATCGGCAGCACGCTGTGGATGAGCGCGATGATTCTTGGGGCGGTGCTGTAG
- a CDS encoding TetR/AcrR family transcriptional regulator: MQTPSGKREQNKVANRATILDSARRLFAEQGYDAVTIRDVIRATPLASGTFYNYFPDKESLLRSLVEERLGELTDRLIQARRTADDMEQFLRGAYLTTFEEVCAHPEFYRMMFRNEPVIRAYYTDNVFGHTMRMLKIDLADAVARGLLADVNVDYLTAIMFGTGYEVSRMLVDRQNPDPKEAAEFATRLFVNGLAGLQPEKPAAELIRRGPLLLKGSAR; the protein is encoded by the coding sequence ATGCAGACGCCCAGCGGCAAGCGTGAACAGAACAAGGTGGCCAACCGTGCCACCATCCTCGACAGCGCGCGGCGCCTGTTTGCCGAGCAGGGCTACGACGCGGTGACGATCCGCGACGTCATCCGCGCCACGCCGCTGGCCTCGGGCACCTTCTACAACTATTTCCCGGACAAGGAGTCGCTGCTGCGCTCCCTGGTCGAGGAACGCCTGGGCGAGCTGACCGACCGCCTGATCCAGGCGCGCCGCACCGCCGACGACATGGAGCAGTTCCTGCGCGGCGCCTACCTCACCACTTTCGAAGAGGTCTGCGCGCACCCTGAGTTCTACCGGATGATGTTCCGCAACGAGCCGGTGATCCGCGCCTACTACACCGACAACGTCTTCGGCCACACCATGCGCATGCTGAAGATCGACTTGGCCGACGCGGTGGCGCGCGGCCTGCTGGCCGACGTCAACGTCGATTACCTCACCGCGATCATGTTCGGCACCGGCTACGAGGTGTCACGCATGCTGGTCGACCGCCAGAACCCCGACCCGAAGGAAGCCGCGGAGTTCGCCACGCGCCTGTTCGTCAACGGCCTGGCGGGCCTGCAGCCGGAGAAACCGGCCGCCGAGCTGATCCGCCGCGGTCCGCTGCTGCTCAAGGGCTCCGCCCGCTGA
- a CDS encoding alpha/beta hydrolase, whose translation MERHDIEFDSHGTRCRAWLFTPDGTATAPRPCIVMAHGLGGTRDAGLEPFARRFCAAGYFVLLFDYRHFGASDGEPRQLLSVGRQLDDWAAAIAHARGLPQVDGERIALWGSSFSGGHVIVAAARDGKVAAVSAQGPMMDGLAATMNMLQYAGIGRVLKLSAWGITDQLRGLLGLSPLYVPLVAPPGQFAAMSTADSESGYRAITPPGWRNQMSARLALWLATYRPISHAGRVPCPTLICVCKQDSVAPAEAAIRTAEKLGGKAVLKRYDIGHFDIYVGAGFERACADQLAFFQQTLR comes from the coding sequence ATGGAACGCCACGACATCGAATTCGACAGCCACGGTACGCGCTGCCGCGCCTGGCTGTTCACTCCCGACGGCACGGCGACGGCGCCGCGCCCCTGCATCGTCATGGCCCATGGCCTGGGCGGCACCCGCGACGCCGGCCTGGAGCCCTTTGCCCGGCGCTTCTGCGCCGCGGGCTATTTCGTGCTGCTGTTCGACTACCGTCACTTCGGCGCCAGCGACGGCGAGCCGCGGCAGCTGCTGTCCGTCGGCCGCCAGCTCGACGACTGGGCCGCGGCGATCGCCCACGCCCGCGGCCTGCCGCAGGTGGACGGCGAGCGCATCGCGCTATGGGGCTCCTCGTTCTCCGGTGGCCATGTCATCGTCGCCGCGGCGCGCGACGGCAAGGTCGCCGCGGTGTCCGCGCAGGGGCCGATGATGGATGGCCTGGCGGCGACCATGAACATGCTGCAGTACGCCGGCATCGGCCGCGTGCTGAAGCTGTCGGCCTGGGGCATCACCGACCAGCTGCGCGGCCTGCTCGGCCTGTCGCCGCTGTACGTGCCGCTGGTGGCACCGCCGGGCCAGTTTGCCGCGATGTCCACCGCGGACTCCGAGAGCGGCTACCGCGCGATCACGCCGCCCGGCTGGCGCAACCAGATGAGCGCGCGCCTGGCGCTGTGGCTGGCCACCTACCGGCCGATCAGCCATGCCGGACGCGTGCCCTGCCCGACGCTGATCTGCGTCTGCAAGCAGGACTCCGTGGCGCCCGCGGAAGCCGCCATCAGGACCGCCGAGAAGCTCGGCGGCAAGGCCGTGCTGAAGCGCTACGACATCGGCCACTTCGACATCTACGTCGGTGCCGGCTTCGAACGCGCCTGCGCCGACCAGCTGGCGTTCTTCCAGCAGACGCTGCGCTAG
- a CDS encoding UDP-glucose dehydrogenase family protein encodes MDITIFGSGYVGLVTAACFADAGNTVVCVDVDAKRIETLSRGEVPFYEPGLDQIVKANFQEGRLRFTTDAEEGVRHGLFQFIAVGTPPGEDGSADLKYVLQVADTIGRLMNDYRIVITKSTVPVGTADKVRDAVRAALQKRGGEPAEFDIVSNPEFLKEGAAIPDFTKPDRIVIGTDNPRTAELMRALYAPFNHNHDRIVVMDVRSSELTKYAANAMLATKISFMNELANVAEKVGADIEKVRIGIGSDPRIGYHFIYPGCGYGGSCFPKDVKALVHTAAESGHMAALLAAVEDVNERQKRVLFERIRSHFGGDLKGRTIALWGLAFKPNTDDMREASSRVLMESLWEAGAKVRAFDPVAMHETRKIYGERADLMLCDSAEAACDGADVLAIVTEWKQFRSPNFERLAKQLKQPTIFDGRNLYDPQLLKRLGFTYYSIGRQPTVP; translated from the coding sequence ATGGATATCACCATTTTCGGCTCGGGCTACGTCGGGCTCGTCACCGCCGCCTGCTTCGCCGATGCCGGCAACACCGTCGTCTGCGTCGATGTCGACGCCAAGCGCATCGAGACCCTGTCGCGCGGCGAAGTGCCGTTCTACGAGCCGGGCCTGGACCAGATCGTCAAGGCCAACTTCCAGGAAGGCCGCCTGCGCTTCACCACGGATGCCGAGGAAGGCGTCCGCCACGGCCTGTTCCAGTTCATCGCCGTGGGCACGCCCCCGGGCGAGGACGGCTCCGCCGACCTGAAGTACGTACTGCAGGTGGCCGACACCATCGGCCGCCTGATGAACGACTATCGCATCGTCATCACCAAGTCGACCGTGCCGGTGGGCACCGCCGACAAGGTGCGTGACGCGGTGCGCGCGGCACTGCAGAAGCGCGGCGGCGAGCCCGCCGAGTTCGATATCGTCTCCAACCCCGAGTTCCTCAAGGAAGGCGCGGCGATCCCGGACTTCACCAAGCCGGACCGCATCGTCATCGGCACCGACAACCCGCGCACGGCCGAACTGATGCGCGCGCTTTATGCGCCGTTCAACCACAACCACGACCGCATCGTGGTGATGGACGTGCGCTCCTCGGAGCTGACCAAGTACGCCGCCAACGCAATGCTGGCGACCAAGATCAGCTTCATGAACGAGCTGGCCAATGTCGCCGAGAAGGTCGGCGCCGACATCGAGAAGGTGCGCATCGGCATCGGCTCGGATCCGCGCATCGGCTATCACTTCATCTATCCGGGCTGCGGCTACGGCGGCTCCTGCTTCCCCAAGGACGTCAAGGCGCTGGTGCATACCGCCGCGGAGTCGGGCCACATGGCGGCGCTGCTGGCCGCGGTGGAAGACGTCAACGAGCGCCAGAAGCGCGTGCTGTTCGAGCGCATCCGCAGCCATTTCGGCGGCGATCTCAAGGGGCGTACCATCGCTCTCTGGGGCCTGGCCTTCAAGCCCAACACCGACGACATGCGCGAAGCTTCCAGCCGCGTGCTGATGGAGTCGCTGTGGGAGGCCGGCGCCAAGGTCCGTGCCTTCGATCCGGTGGCGATGCACGAGACCCGCAAGATCTACGGCGAACGCGCCGACCTGATGCTCTGCGACAGCGCCGAGGCCGCCTGCGATGGCGCCGACGTGCTGGCGATCGTCACCGAGTGGAAGCAGTTCCGCAGCCCGAACTTCGAGCGCCTGGCCAAGCAGCTCAAGCAGCCGACGATCTTCGATGGCCGCAACCTGTACGATCCGCAGCTGCTCAAGCGCCTGGGCTTTACCTACTACAGCATCGGCCGCCAGCCGACTGTGCCCTGA
- the lpxK gene encoding tetraacyldisaccharide 4'-kinase, with translation MKDWLEQVWYRPEPPPAWLRPLGLAYGAVATRLAASRRRQSQRLPVPVIVVGNVAVGGTGKTPCVLWLVETLRGLGYRPGILSRGYGGRGPFPFMVAPGADPALCGDEPALMAERGGVPLAVAPDRLAAGRLLLQRYPQTDVLVCDDGLQHYRLQRDLEFCVVDGRRGYGNGWQLPAGPLREPPSRAGQAALILVNGGDASAFGPTAVGFSLVTASAVNLRSGERRPLRDFAATPVHAVAGIGNPGRYFDSLRVQGLQPVEHAFADHHAYTAADLDFGDARPLLMTEKDAVKCRAFAAGHWWAVPASLQFTGDGAARVTELLKAALRPAGRGSA, from the coding sequence ATGAAGGACTGGCTCGAACAGGTCTGGTACCGGCCCGAGCCGCCGCCGGCCTGGCTGAGGCCGCTGGGCCTGGCCTACGGCGCCGTCGCGACGCGGCTGGCCGCGTCGCGACGGCGCCAGTCGCAGCGCCTGCCGGTACCGGTGATCGTGGTCGGCAATGTCGCCGTCGGCGGCACCGGCAAGACGCCCTGCGTGCTGTGGCTGGTCGAGACCCTGCGTGGCCTCGGGTACCGCCCTGGCATCCTCAGCCGCGGCTACGGTGGCCGCGGCCCGTTTCCCTTCATGGTCGCGCCCGGCGCCGACCCGGCGCTCTGTGGTGACGAGCCGGCGCTGATGGCGGAGCGCGGCGGCGTGCCGCTGGCCGTGGCGCCGGACCGGCTCGCCGCCGGCCGCCTGCTGCTGCAGCGATACCCGCAAACCGATGTGCTGGTCTGCGATGATGGCCTGCAGCACTATCGCCTGCAACGCGACCTGGAGTTCTGTGTGGTCGATGGCCGCCGCGGCTATGGCAACGGCTGGCAGCTGCCGGCCGGTCCCCTGCGCGAGCCGCCGTCGCGGGCGGGGCAGGCGGCCCTGATCCTGGTCAATGGCGGCGACGCCTCGGCCTTCGGCCCTACGGCGGTCGGCTTCAGCCTGGTCACCGCCAGCGCCGTCAACCTGCGCAGCGGTGAGCGCCGCCCGTTGCGCGACTTTGCCGCCACGCCGGTCCATGCTGTCGCCGGCATCGGCAACCCCGGGCGCTACTTCGACAGCTTGCGTGTCCAGGGCCTGCAGCCGGTCGAGCATGCCTTTGCCGATCACCATGCCTACACCGCCGCCGACCTCGATTTCGGCGATGCGCGACCGCTGCTGATGACCGAGAAGGACGCGGTGAAGTGCCGCGCCTTCGCCGCCGGCCACTGGTGGGCGGTGCCGGCCAGCCTGCAGTTCACGGGTGATGGCGCGGCACGGGTCACGGAGCTGCTGAAGGCCGCCCTGCGGCCCGCCGGACGCGGGTCCGCCTGA
- a CDS encoding PQQ-dependent sugar dehydrogenase: MKLRYMMLLVGGLAGCGGNAQLPLSDGTGPNPKLPAPEKSLLPVLNIAPAQGWPAGGRPTPAAGLQVQAFADGLDHPRWLYVLPDGDVLVAETNAPANPPRGLIGRVEKQVMKKAGAGVPSANRITRLRDSDGDGVADQRSVFLKDLHSPFGMALVGSNFYVANTDAVLRYPYADGAIAGPGVKLADLPAGPINRHWTKSLVANAEGTKLYVGVGANSNVGEAGLDVEEGRALIWEIDVASGDKRIYASGLRNPVGMAWAPGSGALWTAVNERDELGSDLVPDYMTSVRDGGFYGWPWSYYGPHVDERVKPQQPEQVAKAIAPDYALGPHTASLGLASSQGTTLPAPYAEGMFVGQHGSWNRKPHSGYKVIFVPFSGGKPAGQPLDVLTGFLSADGKAQGRPVGVALDHGGALLVADDVGNTIWRVSAAKP; this comes from the coding sequence ATGAAGCTGCGATACATGATGCTGCTGGTGGGGGGATTGGCAGGCTGCGGCGGCAATGCCCAGCTGCCGCTGTCCGACGGCACCGGCCCGAATCCGAAGTTGCCGGCACCCGAGAAGTCGCTGCTGCCGGTACTGAACATCGCTCCGGCGCAGGGCTGGCCGGCGGGCGGCAGGCCGACGCCCGCGGCGGGCCTGCAGGTGCAGGCCTTCGCCGATGGTCTGGATCATCCGCGCTGGCTCTACGTCCTGCCCGATGGCGATGTGCTGGTGGCGGAGACCAATGCGCCGGCCAATCCTCCGCGCGGCCTGATCGGCCGTGTGGAGAAGCAGGTGATGAAGAAGGCCGGCGCCGGCGTGCCCAGCGCCAACCGCATCACGCGCCTGCGCGACAGCGACGGTGACGGCGTCGCCGACCAGCGCTCGGTGTTCCTCAAGGACCTGCATTCGCCCTTCGGCATGGCATTGGTGGGCAGCAACTTCTACGTCGCCAACACCGATGCGGTGCTGCGCTATCCCTACGCCGATGGCGCCATCGCCGGGCCCGGCGTGAAACTGGCCGATCTGCCGGCCGGGCCGATCAACCGCCACTGGACCAAGAGCCTGGTTGCCAATGCCGAGGGCACCAAGCTCTACGTCGGCGTCGGCGCCAACAGCAACGTCGGCGAGGCCGGGCTGGACGTGGAGGAGGGCCGCGCGCTGATCTGGGAGATCGACGTGGCCAGCGGCGACAAGCGCATCTATGCCTCCGGCCTGCGCAATCCCGTGGGCATGGCCTGGGCGCCCGGGAGCGGCGCCCTGTGGACGGCGGTGAACGAGCGCGACGAACTGGGCAGCGACCTGGTGCCCGACTACATGACCTCGGTGCGCGACGGCGGCTTCTACGGCTGGCCCTGGAGCTACTACGGCCCGCACGTCGACGAGCGCGTCAAGCCGCAGCAGCCGGAGCAGGTGGCCAAGGCCATCGCCCCCGACTACGCGCTGGGCCCGCACACGGCTTCGCTGGGCCTGGCTTCGTCCCAGGGCACGACGCTGCCGGCGCCCTATGCGGAGGGCATGTTCGTCGGCCAGCATGGTTCCTGGAACCGCAAGCCGCACAGCGGCTACAAGGTGATCTTCGTGCCTTTCTCCGGCGGCAAGCCCGCGGGGCAGCCGCTGGACGTGCTGACCGGCTTCCTCAGCGCGGACGGCAAGGCGCAGGGACGCCCGGTGGGCGTCGCACTGGACCACGGTGGCGCGCTACTGGTGGCAGACGACGTCGGCAATACGATCTGGCGCGTCAGCGCCGCCAAGCCCTGA
- the msbA gene encoding lipid A export permease/ATP-binding protein MsbA codes for MTEPSPTVAGDYRPMAVYRRLLGYTRPHWPVFLLASVGMILAAGTQVGFMSLIKPLLDGTFINRDPEVIRWLPWAIVGLFLLRGVSEFICSFGMSWIGRRVIKALRGELFDHLLKLPVRFYDRMSSGQLIARLTYHVEQVAEAVTTAFTSIIKDGLTVVGLVGWMLWLNWELALFCLGVAPLIAGVISYVSRRFRKVSGRIQQNIGIVTQASEEAIGGQRVIKIYNGQEQERRRFEGVNEQQRWLSMKLVATKAGSDALIQFIAAWAVAFIIYFATRPEMLQAITPGTFVSFLGAMLSLMNPLKSLTNVNERLQRGISAAADVFKLMGEDTEPKGGERPLQRAQGLVEFQDVRFRYRADVSEALRGITVTIRPGQTVAFVGASGSGKSTLLALLPRFYDVDAGMVKVDGHDVRDYPLERLRAQVALVDQQVRLFDATVAENIAYGLDPMPDEARIVEAAKAANAWEFISRLPQGLHTPVGQNGGKLSGGQRQRLAIARALLKDAPILILDEATSALDTESERYIQSALEELVKGRTTLVIAHRLSTIQNADLIVVMRDGEVVERGTHAQLLALGATYAALHSLQFREDGESGATPA; via the coding sequence ATGACCGAACCTTCTCCGACCGTGGCCGGCGACTATCGCCCGATGGCCGTCTACCGCCGCCTGCTCGGCTACACCCGGCCGCACTGGCCGGTGTTCCTGCTGGCCTCGGTGGGCATGATCCTGGCCGCCGGTACCCAGGTCGGCTTCATGTCCCTGATCAAGCCGCTGCTGGACGGCACGTTCATCAATCGTGATCCCGAGGTGATCCGCTGGTTGCCCTGGGCCATCGTCGGCCTGTTCCTGCTGCGTGGCGTCTCCGAGTTCATCTGCTCCTTCGGCATGTCCTGGATCGGCCGCCGGGTGATCAAGGCGCTGCGCGGCGAACTGTTCGATCATCTGCTCAAGCTGCCGGTGCGTTTCTACGACCGCATGAGCAGCGGCCAGCTGATCGCGCGCCTGACCTACCACGTCGAGCAGGTGGCCGAGGCCGTCACCACCGCTTTCACCTCGATCATCAAGGACGGCCTCACGGTCGTCGGCCTGGTCGGCTGGATGCTGTGGCTCAACTGGGAGCTGGCGCTGTTCTGCCTGGGCGTGGCGCCGCTGATTGCCGGCGTGATCTCCTACGTCAGCCGCCGTTTCCGCAAGGTCTCGGGGCGCATCCAGCAGAACATCGGCATCGTCACGCAGGCCTCGGAGGAGGCGATCGGCGGCCAGCGTGTCATCAAGATCTACAACGGCCAGGAGCAGGAGCGCCGCCGCTTCGAGGGCGTCAACGAGCAGCAGCGCTGGCTGTCGATGAAGCTGGTGGCCACCAAGGCCGGCAGCGACGCGCTGATCCAGTTCATCGCCGCCTGGGCGGTGGCCTTCATCATCTACTTTGCGACGCGGCCCGAGATGCTGCAGGCCATCACGCCGGGGACCTTCGTGTCCTTCCTCGGCGCGATGCTGTCGCTGATGAACCCGCTGAAAAGCCTGACCAACGTCAACGAGCGTCTGCAGCGCGGCATTTCCGCCGCCGCCGACGTGTTCAAGCTGATGGGCGAGGACACCGAGCCCAAGGGCGGCGAGCGGCCGCTGCAGCGCGCGCAGGGGCTGGTGGAGTTCCAGGACGTGCGCTTCCGCTATCGCGCCGATGTCTCCGAGGCCCTGCGCGGGATTACCGTGACGATCCGGCCCGGTCAGACCGTGGCCTTCGTCGGCGCTTCCGGCAGCGGCAAGTCGACGCTGCTGGCGCTGCTGCCGCGCTTCTACGACGTCGATGCCGGCATGGTGAAGGTCGACGGGCACGACGTGCGCGACTACCCGCTGGAGCGCCTGCGCGCGCAGGTCGCGCTGGTGGACCAGCAGGTGCGCCTGTTCGACGCCACGGTGGCCGAGAACATCGCCTACGGACTGGATCCCATGCCGGACGAGGCACGCATCGTCGAGGCGGCCAAGGCCGCCAATGCCTGGGAGTTCATCAGCCGCCTGCCGCAGGGCCTGCACACCCCGGTCGGGCAGAACGGCGGCAAGCTTTCCGGCGGCCAGCGCCAGCGCCTGGCGATCGCCCGCGCGCTGCTCAAGGACGCACCGATCCTGATCCTGGATGAGGCTACTTCGGCGCTCGACACCGAGTCCGAGCGCTACATCCAGAGTGCGCTGGAAGAACTGGTCAAGGGCCGTACCACGCTGGTGATCGCCCACCGCCTGTCGACGATCCAGAACGCCGACCTGATCGTGGTGATGCGCGATGGCGAGGTGGTGGAGCGCGGTACCCATGCCCAGTTGCTGGCGCTGGGGGCCACCTACGCGGCGCTGCACAGCCTGCAGTTCCGTGAAGATGGTGAGAGCGGCGCCACGCCAGCCTGA